A section of the Jaculus jaculus isolate mJacJac1 chromosome 6, mJacJac1.mat.Y.cur, whole genome shotgun sequence genome encodes:
- the Septin8 gene encoding septin-8 isoform X2, giving the protein MAATELERLSNVEPEPRSLSLGGHVGFDGLPDQLVSKSVTQGFSFNILCVGETGIGKSTLMNTLFNTTFETEEASHHEDCVRLRPQTYDLQESNVHLKLTIVDAVGFGDQINKDDSYRPIVDYIDAQFENYLQEELKIRRSLFDYHDTRIHVCLYFISPTGHSLKSLDLVTMKKLDSKVNIIPIIAKADTISKSELHKFKIKIMGELVSNGVQIYQFPTDDEAVAEINAVMNAHLPFAVVGSTEEVKVGNKLVRARQYPWGVVQVENENHCDFVKLREMLIRVNMEDLREQTHSRHYELYRRCKLEEMGFQDSDGDSQPFSLQETYEAKRKEFLSELQRKEEEMRQMFVNKVKETELELKEKERELHEKFEHLKRIHQEEKRRVEEKRRELEEETNAFNCRKAAMEALQSQALHATSQQPLRKDKDKKKS; this is encoded by the exons AACGTGGAGCCGGAGCCCCGGAGCCTCTCCCTGGGCGGCCATGTGGGCTTCGACGGCCTCCCTGACCAGCTGGTCAGCAAGTCGGTCACACAGGGCTTCAGTTTCAACATCCTCTGTGTGG GGGAGACCGGTATCGGCAAGTCTACGCTGATGAACACTCTTTTCAACACGACCTTTGAGACGGAGGAAGCGAGTCACCACGAGGACTGTGTGCGCCTGCGGCCCCAGACCTACGACCTCCAAGAGAGCAACGTGCACTTGAAGCTGACCATCGTGGACGCTGTGGGCTTCGGGGATCAGATCAATAAGGATGACAG TTACAGGCCCATAGTCGACTACATCGACGCGCAGTTTGAAAATTATCTGCAGGAGGAGCTGAAGATCCGCCGCTCCCTTTTTGACTACCACGACACGAGGATCCACGTCTGCCTTTACTTCATCTCTCCCACCGGGCACTCCCTCAAGTCCCTGGATCTGGTGACCATGAAGAAACTGGATAGCAAG GTGAACATAATTCCCATCATCGCCAAGGCTGACACCATCTCCAAGAGTGAGCTACACAAGTTCAAGATCAAGATCATGGGTGAGCTGGTCAGCAACGGGGTCCAGATCTACCAGTTTCCCACGGATGACGAGGCCGTTGCAGAGATCAATGCGGTCATGAAC GCACACCTGCCCTTTGCTGTGGTGGGCAGCACGGAGGAGGTGAAGGTGGGCAACAAGCTGGTCCGAGCGCGGCAGTACCCTTGGGGTGTGGTGCAGG TGGAGAACGAGAACCACTGTGACTTCGTGAAGCTGCGGGAGATGCTGATCCGGGTGAACATGGAGGACCTGCGGGAGCAGACGCACAGCCGGCACTATGAGCTGTACCGCCGCTGCAAGCTGGAGGAGATGGGCTTCCAGGACAGCGACGGGGACAGCCAGCCCTTCAG cctccaggagacatACGAAGCCAAGCGGAAGGAGTTCCTGAGCGAgctgcagaggaaggaggaagagatgagGCAGATGTTTGTGAACAAAGTGAAGGAGACGGAGCTGGAgttgaaggagaaggaaagggag CTCCACGAGAAGTTTGAGCACCTGAAGCGGATTCACCAGGAGGAGAAGCGCAGGGTGGAGGAGAAGCGCCGGGAGCTGGAGGAAGAAACCAACGCGTTCAACTGCAGGAAGGCGGCCATGGAGGCGCTGCAGTCTCAGGCCCTGCACGCCACCTCACAGCAGCCCCTGAGGAAGGACAAGGACAAGAAGAA ATCTTGA
- the Septin8 gene encoding septin-8 isoform X3 gives MAATELERLSNVEPEPRSLSLGGHVGFDGLPDQLVSKSVTQGFSFNILCVGETGIGKSTLMNTLFNTTFETEEASHHEDCVRLRPQTYDLQESNVHLKLTIVDAVGFGDQINKDDSYRPIVDYIDAQFENYLQEELKIRRSLFDYHDTRIHVCLYFISPTGHSLKSLDLVTMKKLDSKVNIIPIIAKADTISKSELHKFKIKIMGELVSNGVQIYQFPTDDEAVAEINAVMNAHLPFAVVGSTEEVKVGNKLVRARQYPWGVVQVENENHCDFVKLREMLIRVNMEDLREQTHSRHYELYRRCKLEEMGFQDSDGDSQPFSLQETYEAKRKEFLSELQRKEEEMRQMFVNKVKETELELKEKERELHEKFEHLKRIHQEEKRRVEEKRRELEEETNAFNCRKAAMEALQSQALHATSQQPLRKDKDKKN, from the exons AACGTGGAGCCGGAGCCCCGGAGCCTCTCCCTGGGCGGCCATGTGGGCTTCGACGGCCTCCCTGACCAGCTGGTCAGCAAGTCGGTCACACAGGGCTTCAGTTTCAACATCCTCTGTGTGG GGGAGACCGGTATCGGCAAGTCTACGCTGATGAACACTCTTTTCAACACGACCTTTGAGACGGAGGAAGCGAGTCACCACGAGGACTGTGTGCGCCTGCGGCCCCAGACCTACGACCTCCAAGAGAGCAACGTGCACTTGAAGCTGACCATCGTGGACGCTGTGGGCTTCGGGGATCAGATCAATAAGGATGACAG TTACAGGCCCATAGTCGACTACATCGACGCGCAGTTTGAAAATTATCTGCAGGAGGAGCTGAAGATCCGCCGCTCCCTTTTTGACTACCACGACACGAGGATCCACGTCTGCCTTTACTTCATCTCTCCCACCGGGCACTCCCTCAAGTCCCTGGATCTGGTGACCATGAAGAAACTGGATAGCAAG GTGAACATAATTCCCATCATCGCCAAGGCTGACACCATCTCCAAGAGTGAGCTACACAAGTTCAAGATCAAGATCATGGGTGAGCTGGTCAGCAACGGGGTCCAGATCTACCAGTTTCCCACGGATGACGAGGCCGTTGCAGAGATCAATGCGGTCATGAAC GCACACCTGCCCTTTGCTGTGGTGGGCAGCACGGAGGAGGTGAAGGTGGGCAACAAGCTGGTCCGAGCGCGGCAGTACCCTTGGGGTGTGGTGCAGG TGGAGAACGAGAACCACTGTGACTTCGTGAAGCTGCGGGAGATGCTGATCCGGGTGAACATGGAGGACCTGCGGGAGCAGACGCACAGCCGGCACTATGAGCTGTACCGCCGCTGCAAGCTGGAGGAGATGGGCTTCCAGGACAGCGACGGGGACAGCCAGCCCTTCAG cctccaggagacatACGAAGCCAAGCGGAAGGAGTTCCTGAGCGAgctgcagaggaaggaggaagagatgagGCAGATGTTTGTGAACAAAGTGAAGGAGACGGAGCTGGAgttgaaggagaaggaaagggag CTCCACGAGAAGTTTGAGCACCTGAAGCGGATTCACCAGGAGGAGAAGCGCAGGGTGGAGGAGAAGCGCCGGGAGCTGGAGGAAGAAACCAACGCGTTCAACTGCAGGAAGGCGGCCATGGAGGCGCTGCAGTCTCAGGCCCTGCACGCCACCTCACAGCAGCCCCTGAGGAAGGACAAGGACAAGAAGAA ttaa